In Paenibacillus guangzhouensis, a single window of DNA contains:
- a CDS encoding multicopper oxidase family protein yields the protein MTGKIKILLAIGAISIVITGCSNSSGKDDMEGMDHSKMNMSNTQNTTKGPSIADNNMLTKETPKVDGKEYTITAQASNLKVSDDKTLPVWAFNNSVPGPEIRVKVGDTVKINLNNELKEPVSIHWHGYPVPNNMDGIPGVTQDAVVAGKTFTYEFKATIPGTYWYHSHQDSVNQLDKGLYGSLIVEDPNESYDRDYTLMLDEWVSSGDTNMSNMDRGNMEGMDHSQMNMGTDDDADHSEMNMSEMGSMEGHDMSMYDLYTINGKSGNAVEKLVVKEGDKVRIRLINAGYITHTMHLHGHEFKVIASDGQPVNSPAVITDQGIAIAPGERYDLEFTANNPGTWLLEEHGSDDKVKNMRAIIAYEGSTVQSDASNASEKLPLFDLMKYGKQAETKFSLNQTFDQDVLLNLNTEMKDGEMVYTINGKVFPNTDHINVKKGDKVKVTFVNKSKTDDHPMHLHGHFFQVLSKNGIPLEGTPVIKDTLNVKPGEQYVVAFEADNPGDWMFHCHDLHHASAGMVTDVMYKDFQSNYTPDPSVGNKPE from the coding sequence ATGACAGGGAAGATAAAAATATTACTTGCGATCGGTGCGATAAGCATCGTAATAACAGGATGTTCGAATTCTAGTGGTAAGGACGACATGGAAGGAATGGATCATTCCAAAATGAATATGAGCAACACTCAGAATACCACAAAAGGTCCATCCATTGCAGATAACAATATGCTCACGAAAGAAACACCTAAAGTGGATGGAAAAGAGTATACCATTACCGCACAAGCAAGCAATCTGAAAGTATCTGATGATAAGACATTGCCTGTATGGGCATTCAATAACTCTGTACCCGGACCGGAGATTCGTGTCAAAGTAGGCGACACGGTAAAAATTAATTTGAATAATGAACTGAAGGAACCTGTTTCAATTCATTGGCATGGTTATCCTGTTCCGAATAACATGGATGGGATTCCGGGGGTAACACAAGATGCGGTTGTGGCTGGAAAAACGTTTACGTATGAATTTAAGGCCACCATTCCAGGTACCTACTGGTATCATTCGCATCAAGATAGCGTTAATCAGCTCGATAAAGGGCTATACGGTTCGTTAATTGTGGAAGATCCGAACGAGAGCTACGATCGGGATTACACGCTAATGCTTGATGAGTGGGTAAGCTCTGGTGATACGAACATGAGCAACATGGATAGGGGCAACATGGAAGGCATGGATCATAGTCAAATGAATATGGGTACAGATGATGATGCGGATCATAGCGAAATGAACATGAGTGAAATGGGAAGTATGGAAGGTCACGATATGAGCATGTACGATCTATATACGATCAACGGGAAAAGCGGTAATGCAGTAGAGAAGCTAGTTGTTAAGGAGGGCGACAAAGTTCGTATTCGCCTCATTAATGCGGGTTACATCACACATACTATGCATCTTCACGGGCATGAATTCAAGGTAATTGCCTCAGACGGACAGCCTGTGAATAGTCCTGCTGTCATTACAGATCAAGGAATTGCTATCGCTCCAGGTGAGCGATACGACTTAGAATTTACAGCGAATAATCCTGGCACTTGGCTGCTTGAAGAGCATGGAAGCGACGATAAAGTGAAAAACATGAGAGCCATTATTGCATATGAAGGTTCAACCGTACAGTCCGATGCATCGAACGCATCTGAAAAGTTACCTCTATTTGATCTCATGAAATATGGTAAACAAGCCGAGACGAAGTTCTCCTTGAATCAAACCTTTGATCAAGACGTGCTACTGAATCTAAATACCGAAATGAAGGATGGAGAGATGGTTTACACCATAAATGGAAAGGTATTCCCAAATACAGATCACATTAATGTTAAGAAAGGGGATAAGGTGAAGGTTACCTTTGTGAATAAATCCAAGACCGATGATCATCCAATGCACCTTCACGGACATTTCTTCCAAGTTCTAAGCAAAAATGGCATACCACTTGAAGGGACGCCTGTCATCAAAGATACCCTTAATGTAAAGCCAGGCGAACAATATGTTGTGGCTTTCGAGGCGGATAATCCAGGGGATTGGATGTTCCATTGCCACGATCTGCACCACGCATCTGCAGGGATGGTAACCGATGTCATGTATAAAGACTTCCAAAGTAACTATACACCTGACCCGAGTGTGGGCAACAAACCAGAATAG
- a CDS encoding NusG domain II-containing protein: MSKLNQIKFKKGDVIFISILLIVAAIIYGICTLQLFPEEISQGETYAQIQLDGKVHKTVKLTEETQWIEIHTNRGYDLLRVRDYGIEVVESDCPEKTFHP, translated from the coding sequence GTGAGCAAGTTGAATCAAATCAAATTTAAAAAAGGAGATGTTATCTTCATCTCCATTCTACTAATTGTCGCAGCGATTATTTACGGTATCTGTACATTACAACTCTTCCCTGAAGAGATTTCCCAAGGGGAAACATATGCACAAATTCAATTAGATGGAAAAGTACACAAAACAGTCAAGCTAACAGAGGAGACGCAGTGGATTGAGATTCATACGAATAGAGGTTATGACTTGCTTAGAGTTCGTGATTACGGCATCGAAGTGGTGGAGTCAGATTGTCCAGAAAAAACGTTCCATCCGTAG
- a CDS encoding prolipoprotein diacylglyceryl transferase, translating to MQVILFHIGNFPIRSYGLMIAVAIFLSSCVAYYLARGTVYRKHLSDLLIYIIVGGIVGARLWEVLFFQGDYYAKHVLEAFQIWNGGLSIQGGLIGGFLAGLFPKVLWLMIRMGLNRYGRLNSMKCNGISSYSQS from the coding sequence GTGCAGGTTATTTTATTTCATATCGGGAATTTCCCTATTCGTTCATACGGTCTTATGATTGCAGTCGCCATTTTTCTATCTTCATGCGTTGCTTATTATCTTGCTCGGGGTACGGTCTATCGAAAGCACCTTTCTGACCTATTGATCTATATCATCGTAGGTGGGATTGTAGGGGCTCGTTTGTGGGAAGTGCTCTTCTTTCAAGGAGATTATTACGCCAAACATGTTCTTGAAGCTTTTCAAATTTGGAATGGAGGTCTTTCCATTCAAGGTGGGTTAATCGGTGGATTCCTTGCGGGGCTGTTCCCGAAGGTACTCTGGCTTATGATACGTATGGGTCTCAACCGTTATGGCCGGCTGAACTCTATGAAATGCAATGGAATATCGTCGTATTCGCAATCTTAA